AAAATGAGTATTTTGTAAGCCGAGTTCTTTTGCTTTCTTATTCATCATCTCAACAAACTCATCTGTTGAACCAGCAATTCGTTCTGCCATCGCCACAGATGCATCATTACCTGAAGCAATCGCAATCCCTTTGAGCAGATCTTGGACGCTCATTTCTTCTCCTTCTTCAAGGAAGATTTGCGAACCACCCATTGATGCAGCATAAGCACTTGTTCGTACCATATCACTCATTTTAAGCTTTCCTTCTTCAAGTGCTTCCATAATGAGCAACATCGTCATAATTTTTGTCATACTTGCAGGTGGTAATTTTTCATGACTATTTTTCTGATACAGAATAGTCCCAGTATCTCTTTCAATCAAAATTGCCGACGCCGCTTTATCTGCAAGCTCTATCGTTGTCTCCTGTGCTGAAACGGGCTGTATAATTCCTGTGAAAAACAAAAATAGAGCAAGCAATGATGAAACAATACGCACCATTGTCATCTCCCTCCACATGTGATACAAGACATTTTTTCCAATTTATAAATAAATATACAAATTATATGGATATCTTTTTCAAATTGTCTGTGTTATTATTTTTATTAAAAATTCAAAATATTCACATTGAGGTGAAACAAATGACAAACATTAAAGATTCATTCAATTCTCACGCGAAAAATTATGATGAGGAACGAACTAAACTTATCCCTTGCTTTAAGAAATTTTATTCAACAGCTGTTGAACTTGTTCAGATACATGAAGAGCCGTTGACTATTTTAGATTTGGGAGCAGGTACTGGATTGCTTACCTCGATGCTACTTGAACGTTATCCAACTGCACATTATACTCTTATTGACTTATCGGAGAAGATGTTGAACGTAGCGAAAAAACGATTTGAAGGGAACAACAACATCACATATAAAGTTGCTGACTATACAACGGTTGAAGGACAGAATCAGTATGATGTCGTTGTTTCATCACTATCTATTCATCACTTATCAGATGACCAAAAAGAAAAGTTATATCACAATGTATTTAATT
The sequence above is a segment of the Bacillus solimangrovi genome. Coding sequences within it:
- a CDS encoding class I SAM-dependent methyltransferase, with protein sequence MTNIKDSFNSHAKNYDEERTKLIPCFKKFYSTAVELVQIHEEPLTILDLGAGTGLLTSMLLERYPTAHYTLIDLSEKMLNVAKKRFEGNNNITYKVADYTTVEGQNQYDVVVSSLSIHHLSDDQKEKLYHNVFNSLKSGGIFVNADQVLGETDNLNQQYKQNWQQRIENTNLTTEQLQAAYERTKLDQMSTLSQQLNWLKAAGFVDVDCVFKEYSFAVLFGKKNKECSLN